A portion of the Streptomyces platensis genome contains these proteins:
- a CDS encoding AfsR/SARP family transcriptional regulator, giving the protein MEFKVLGPIQVANERLAYTPSAPKVKQVLALLVMRANQIVTLESIIDELWGDHAPRTAVTTAQTYIYQLRKDFVVELGEECGERIIVTARPGYVLSVPEGSLDVHNFERLADRAHACSTAGDAEGTARWTQAALRVWRGSPLADIPCGRVLQDYVSNLQEKRVSTQELSVRAAMDLERYRDLITELRSLVMEYPFNEWFHTQLVRVLNKAGRRVEALHAYQEARVLLRDELGLGPSHELRRAQQEVLGSAP; this is encoded by the coding sequence ATGGAATTCAAGGTGCTCGGCCCTATCCAAGTAGCCAACGAACGACTGGCTTACACACCAAGCGCTCCCAAGGTGAAGCAGGTTCTCGCTCTGTTGGTGATGCGGGCGAACCAGATCGTCACGCTGGAATCCATCATCGACGAACTATGGGGCGACCACGCCCCGCGCACCGCCGTCACCACGGCCCAGACGTACATCTACCAACTGCGCAAGGATTTCGTTGTCGAACTCGGCGAGGAATGCGGAGAACGGATCATCGTCACCGCCCGGCCCGGCTATGTGCTCAGCGTCCCCGAGGGATCCCTGGATGTCCACAATTTCGAGCGGTTGGCCGACCGCGCCCACGCCTGCAGCACGGCCGGAGACGCCGAGGGCACGGCGCGCTGGACGCAGGCGGCGCTTCGGGTGTGGCGCGGCAGCCCGCTCGCGGACATACCCTGCGGGCGTGTGCTACAGGACTACGTCAGCAACTTGCAGGAGAAGCGCGTCTCCACCCAGGAGCTATCCGTACGAGCCGCCATGGACCTGGAGCGCTACCGCGATCTGATCACCGAGCTACGGTCGTTGGTGATGGAGTATCCCTTCAACGAGTGGTTCCACACCCAGCTTGTCCGGGTCCTGAACAAGGCCGGGCGCCGGGTCGAGGCGCTGCACGCCTACCAGGAAGCCCGTGTCCTCCTGCGCGACGAACTTGGCCTGGGCCCCTCGCACGAGCTGCGGCGCGCACAGCAGGAGGTGCTCGGGTCCGCACCCTGA
- a CDS encoding MarR family winged helix-turn-helix transcriptional regulator, with product MDSSTPEADTLVEVTAEVFAVNGRLLRAGDRLSASAGLTSARWQVAGLLLDGPSTVAGLARERGLRRQAVQQTVDRLRAEGIVTTSPNPQDQRSPLVELTDRGRQALDDLLPLERQWLHQLTSGIAHDDLRTTALVLRRLREKLDAQLDESPTAPHQGH from the coding sequence ATGGATTCGTCAACACCCGAAGCGGACACCCTTGTCGAGGTAACCGCCGAGGTCTTCGCGGTCAATGGCCGGCTGCTGCGCGCGGGAGACCGGCTCTCCGCCAGCGCCGGGCTCACGTCGGCCCGCTGGCAGGTGGCCGGTCTGCTGTTGGACGGCCCCTCCACCGTCGCCGGGCTCGCTCGCGAGCGCGGGCTGCGCCGCCAGGCAGTCCAGCAGACCGTCGACCGGCTGCGGGCCGAGGGCATCGTCACCACCAGCCCTAACCCCCAGGACCAGCGCAGTCCCCTGGTCGAACTGACCGACCGCGGCAGACAGGCACTGGACGATCTGCTTCCCCTGGAGCGGCAGTGGCTCCACCAGCTCACCTCAGGCATCGCCCACGACGACCTGCGCACCACGGCCCTCGTCCTGCGCCGGCTGCGGGAGAAGCTCGACGCCCAGCTGGACGAGAGCCCCACCGCCCCGCACCAGGGCCACTGA
- a CDS encoding beta-ketoacyl-[acyl-carrier-protein] synthase family protein — protein sequence MSKTHDARRVVITGIGVVAPGDVGTKPFWEMLTAGRTATGTISSFDASPFRSQVAAECNFDPAAEGLSQRQIRAWDRTTQFAYVAAREALEDSGISGETDPLRTGVMVGTACGMTMSLDREYAVVSDEGRLWEVDPAHGAPYLYDYFLPSSMVREIAWLAGAEGPAGVVSAGCTSGIDVVTHATDLIRDGAAEVMVTGASDAAISPITVACFDAIKATTPRNDEPETASRPFDRTRNGFVLGEGAAFFVLEELGHAQRRGARAYAEIAGHAARCNAYSMTGLRSDGKEMADAIRAALDRARMDPTDIDYVNAHGSATKQNDLHETAALKRSLGEHAYATPVSSIKSMIGHSLGAICALEVAASALTIEHSVIPPTANLHEPDPALDLDYVPLRAREAQVDSVLSVASGFGGFQSAIVLTGPGRTQ from the coding sequence GTGTCCAAGACACATGACGCTCGACGCGTCGTGATCACGGGTATCGGCGTGGTGGCCCCGGGCGACGTGGGCACCAAACCATTCTGGGAGATGCTCACGGCGGGGCGAACCGCCACCGGCACCATCTCCTCATTCGACGCCTCGCCGTTCCGCTCCCAGGTGGCGGCCGAGTGCAACTTCGATCCGGCGGCCGAGGGCCTGAGCCAGCGGCAGATCCGGGCCTGGGACCGCACCACCCAGTTCGCGTACGTGGCTGCGCGGGAGGCGCTGGAGGACAGCGGGATATCCGGCGAGACGGACCCGCTGCGCACCGGCGTCATGGTGGGCACCGCCTGCGGCATGACGATGAGCCTGGACCGCGAGTACGCGGTGGTCAGTGACGAGGGGCGGCTGTGGGAGGTGGACCCCGCCCACGGAGCCCCGTATCTGTACGACTACTTCCTGCCCTCCTCCATGGTCAGGGAGATCGCCTGGCTGGCCGGGGCCGAGGGCCCGGCGGGGGTGGTCTCTGCGGGCTGCACCTCGGGGATCGACGTGGTCACCCACGCCACGGACCTGATCCGCGACGGCGCGGCGGAGGTGATGGTCACCGGGGCCTCGGACGCGGCGATCTCACCGATCACCGTGGCCTGCTTCGACGCGATCAAGGCCACCACCCCGCGCAACGACGAGCCGGAGACGGCCTCCCGCCCCTTCGACCGCACCCGCAACGGCTTTGTCCTCGGCGAGGGCGCTGCCTTCTTCGTCCTGGAGGAACTCGGCCACGCGCAACGCCGCGGGGCCCGGGCATACGCGGAGATCGCCGGGCACGCCGCGCGCTGCAACGCGTACAGCATGACGGGCCTGCGTTCGGACGGTAAAGAGATGGCCGACGCCATCCGCGCGGCCCTGGACCGGGCGCGGATGGACCCGACAGACATCGACTACGTCAACGCCCATGGCTCGGCGACCAAACAGAACGACCTCCACGAGACGGCGGCGCTCAAGCGAAGCCTGGGCGAGCATGCCTATGCCACCCCGGTTAGCTCGATCAAGTCGATGATCGGCCACTCGCTCGGCGCGATCTGTGCACTGGAGGTGGCCGCCAGCGCACTGACCATCGAGCACTCGGTGATCCCGCCGACCGCCAACCTCCACGAGCCGGACCCCGCCCTGGACCTGGACTATGTTCCGCTGCGGGCCAGGGAAGCCCAGGTGGACAGCGTGCTGTCGGTGGCCAGCGGCTTCGGCGGATTCCAGAGCGCGATCGTGCTCACCGGACCGGGGAGGACGCAGTGA
- a CDS encoding ArnT family glycosyltransferase — protein sequence MATVPLTRDPTDRHDRIRDISRAVRAKLRQPTPLSRESYALLLILAVAAVLYTWAIGRTGVHPYYSAAVRSMAADWHAFVFGGLDPSGSISLDKIPGALWPQALSVRILGPYNWAAVLPQVLEGLLAVWALHRIVRAWAGPLAGLLAALALTLTPVTVALNRHNIPDTLLVLLLVLAAGSLQKAVRTGRLLPLLFCGAWVGLAFQAKMLQAWLVLPVFAAVYQFAAPGPWWDRARRLLLAGFTALVVSCSWLLLVWASPAANRPYLDGTSNNNPFTLVFGYNGLSRFGHDPQALGAVAGTAASRTSGNTGWSMVVNHDVGPQIAWLLPLAVLALALGVWWRAGRPRTDGPRAGFLLWGGWLVMHLVVFSNSNGNHGYYTAVLAPALAALTGGGIALFRSEYRAGGRRRAALPVAVGLTALWAAVIDGPHSEFAPWLLPVVLMLGLCGTVGLWTSGPRTTRAAMHSALAASLAAVLLAPAVWAASCLNPRYPGSPIEPLAGPVGPGFHGTHHHRAKVLRNPLNTPSARDTALLDYLSAHRSGEKYLLATQAAYGAEPLLRATPQPLLVMGGFTGLTPYPTAPRLRDLVSAHQLRYALLTTRRPSTPASVWVKKSCTPVSPSAYGQLSDGSFTLYDCAGAT from the coding sequence ATGGCCACCGTCCCCCTCACCCGGGACCCCACCGACCGCCACGACCGCATCCGCGACATCAGCCGCGCCGTCCGCGCCAAGCTCCGGCAACCCACCCCCCTCAGCCGGGAGTCCTACGCCCTGCTGCTGATCCTGGCAGTTGCCGCGGTGCTCTACACCTGGGCCATCGGGCGTACCGGGGTGCACCCGTACTACAGCGCGGCCGTGCGGTCGATGGCAGCGGACTGGCACGCCTTCGTCTTCGGCGGGCTCGACCCGAGCGGCTCGATCAGCCTGGACAAGATCCCCGGAGCGCTGTGGCCGCAGGCCCTTTCCGTCCGGATCCTCGGGCCGTACAACTGGGCGGCAGTACTGCCGCAGGTGCTGGAGGGCCTCCTCGCCGTCTGGGCGCTGCACCGGATCGTGCGTGCCTGGGCCGGGCCGTTGGCAGGGCTGCTGGCCGCGCTGGCACTCACCCTCACCCCGGTCACCGTCGCGCTCAACCGGCACAACATCCCCGACACCCTGCTCGTCCTGCTGCTGGTCCTGGCGGCGGGGTCGCTGCAGAAGGCCGTCCGTACCGGGAGACTGCTGCCGCTGCTCTTCTGCGGGGCATGGGTGGGACTGGCCTTCCAGGCCAAGATGCTCCAGGCCTGGCTCGTCCTGCCGGTCTTCGCCGCGGTGTACCAGTTCGCAGCGCCCGGCCCCTGGTGGGACCGGGCCCGGCGGCTGCTGCTCGCCGGGTTCACCGCACTCGTCGTCTCCTGCTCCTGGCTGCTGCTGGTATGGGCCTCCCCCGCCGCGAACCGTCCCTACCTCGACGGAACCAGCAACAACAACCCCTTCACCCTGGTCTTCGGCTACAACGGGCTGAGCCGCTTCGGCCACGACCCGCAGGCGCTGGGCGCCGTCGCCGGGACCGCCGCCAGCCGCACCAGCGGGAACACGGGGTGGAGCATGGTGGTCAACCATGACGTGGGCCCGCAGATCGCCTGGCTCCTGCCGCTCGCCGTGCTGGCCTTGGCGCTGGGCGTGTGGTGGCGCGCCGGACGACCGCGCACCGACGGGCCGCGGGCCGGGTTCCTGCTCTGGGGCGGCTGGCTGGTGATGCACCTCGTGGTCTTCAGCAACTCCAACGGCAACCACGGCTACTACACGGCCGTACTGGCCCCGGCCCTCGCCGCGCTGACCGGTGGCGGAATCGCGCTCTTCCGGTCCGAGTACCGCGCCGGCGGCCGACGCCGGGCGGCGCTGCCCGTCGCTGTCGGGCTCACGGCACTGTGGGCCGCGGTCATCGACGGCCCGCACAGCGAATTCGCGCCCTGGCTGCTGCCGGTGGTGCTGATGCTCGGCCTGTGCGGGACCGTCGGACTGTGGACCAGCGGGCCCCGCACCACACGAGCGGCCATGCACAGCGCCCTGGCGGCGTCGCTGGCGGCCGTACTCCTCGCGCCGGCCGTCTGGGCCGCCTCCTGCCTGAACCCGCGCTACCCCGGCTCACCGATCGAACCCCTGGCCGGCCCCGTCGGCCCCGGCTTCCACGGTACGCACCATCACCGGGCCAAGGTCCTCCGGAACCCCTTGAACACACCGTCCGCACGGGACACCGCACTGCTGGACTACCTCTCCGCGCACCGTTCCGGGGAGAAGTACCTGCTCGCCACCCAAGCCGCGTACGGCGCCGAGCCCCTGCTGCGCGCCACCCCCCAACCCCTCCTGGTCATGGGCGGCTTCACCGGCCTGACCCCCTATCCGACCGCACCACGGCTCAGGGACCTGGTCTCCGCCCACCAACTGCGCTACGCCCTCCTCACCACGCGCCGACCGTCCACTCCGGCGTCGGTCTGGGTGAAGAAAAGCTGCACCCCCGTCTCCCCGAGCGCCTACGGTCAGCTCTCGGACGGAAGCTTCACCCTCTACGACTGCGCTGGAGCCACATGA
- a CDS encoding ketosynthase chain-length factor, with product MTPALAAAPPAVVTGLGVIAPNGTGTEEYWRAMLRGESGIGRITRFDPSPYAATLAGEVKGFEPKKHLPNRLLPQTDPMTRLALVAAEEALADADLDPRQLPEYAAGVVTAASGGGFEFGQRELEALWSRGGDHVSAYQSFAWFYPVNSGQISIRHGMRGPGGALVAEQAGGLDAVAKARRHVRDGTSMMVTGGVDGALCPWGWLCQTRSGGLSPHADPRRAYLPFSTHASGYVPGEGGAMLVLEDAHSAAERGAVHVYGGIAGYAATFDPRPGSGRPPGLRRAIQLALADAALSADAIDVVFADAMGLPEADAVEAKALADEFGPRGVPVTAPKTMTGRLLAGGASLDLATALLSLRDQVIPPTVNVHDRATPHALDLVTGGPRAAELNCALVLARGHGGFNSAMVVRRTA from the coding sequence ATGACGCCCGCTCTCGCGGCCGCGCCACCCGCCGTAGTCACGGGACTTGGCGTCATCGCCCCTAACGGCACAGGCACCGAGGAGTACTGGCGCGCAATGCTTCGCGGCGAGAGCGGGATCGGCCGGATCACCCGGTTCGACCCGTCCCCCTACGCCGCCACGCTCGCCGGCGAGGTGAAGGGCTTTGAGCCCAAGAAACACCTGCCCAACAGGCTGCTGCCGCAGACCGACCCGATGACCCGACTCGCGCTGGTGGCCGCCGAGGAGGCGCTGGCCGACGCGGACCTGGATCCCCGGCAGCTGCCCGAGTACGCGGCCGGGGTGGTCACGGCCGCGTCCGGCGGAGGCTTCGAGTTCGGCCAGCGGGAGCTGGAGGCGCTGTGGAGCCGGGGCGGCGACCACGTCAGCGCCTACCAGTCGTTCGCGTGGTTCTACCCCGTCAACTCCGGTCAGATATCGATCCGTCACGGGATGCGTGGTCCCGGTGGGGCTCTGGTGGCCGAGCAGGCCGGAGGGCTGGACGCGGTGGCCAAGGCCCGCCGCCATGTGCGCGACGGCACGTCGATGATGGTCACCGGCGGGGTGGACGGGGCGCTGTGCCCCTGGGGCTGGCTGTGCCAGACCCGTTCGGGAGGGCTGTCCCCGCACGCCGATCCACGCCGTGCCTATCTCCCTTTCTCCACCCATGCCAGTGGCTATGTGCCCGGCGAGGGCGGGGCGATGCTGGTCCTGGAAGACGCCCACTCGGCCGCCGAGCGCGGCGCGGTCCACGTCTACGGGGGCATCGCCGGCTATGCCGCCACCTTCGACCCCCGCCCCGGGTCCGGGCGCCCTCCCGGGCTGCGCCGCGCCATCCAACTGGCCCTCGCTGATGCCGCATTGAGTGCGGACGCCATCGACGTGGTCTTCGCCGACGCCATGGGACTGCCCGAGGCGGACGCGGTGGAGGCCAAGGCGCTGGCCGACGAGTTCGGGCCGCGCGGCGTGCCGGTGACCGCACCCAAGACGATGACCGGGCGGCTGCTGGCGGGCGGCGCCTCGCTTGATCTGGCGACCGCACTGCTGTCGCTGCGCGACCAGGTGATTCCGCCGACGGTCAATGTGCACGACCGGGCGACGCCGCATGCGCTGG
- a CDS encoding MDR family MFS transporter, producing the protein MSGLLVAVFLAALDQTVIATAMRTIADQLHGQTEQAWATTAYLIASVLAMPFYGKLSDIYGRKPMYLIAIVVFVVGSLLSGMADSMVTLALFRAVQGLGGGGLMSLPTAVVADLAPVRERGRYFAYLQMAWVAASIVGPLAGGAFAEAGEVLGIDGWRWVFLLNVPLGALALVTVRRALDLPHERREHRIDVLGAVALALFLVPLLVVAEQGRAWGWGAPVSLAMFALSVAGLALFIPVELRRGAEAVLPLRLFRRGGIALCSTINFTIGVGIFGTVTTLPLFLQMVQGRTPSEAGLVVIPFMVGTIASQVVSGKLISASGKFKKQAIVGLGCMAGALMALSTSDVSTPMWGLTLIVLWLGVGIGLSQTVITLAIQNAAPKSELGVANAASGLCRQIGGSTGIAVLFSVMFGAVIARLADLWNSPAFSRLIDDPAMAANPANHHFLQVVASGNGSKIDLNDTSFLQGIDSRLAHPVMESFAHGFHIMYLVSGAVLLAGFVLTWFLRELPDGTQEAPTAQESDSGAAAGGSPQSQEA; encoded by the coding sequence ATGTCGGGACTGTTAGTGGCGGTGTTTCTCGCGGCCCTGGACCAGACCGTCATCGCCACCGCGATGCGCACCATCGCGGACCAGCTGCACGGCCAGACCGAGCAGGCCTGGGCCACCACGGCGTATCTGATCGCCTCGGTGCTGGCGATGCCCTTCTATGGCAAGCTCTCCGACATCTATGGGCGCAAGCCCATGTACCTCATCGCCATCGTCGTCTTCGTCGTGGGCTCACTGCTGAGCGGTATGGCCGACTCGATGGTGACGCTGGCGCTCTTCCGCGCGGTACAGGGACTGGGCGGCGGCGGGCTGATGTCGCTGCCGACGGCCGTGGTGGCTGATCTCGCCCCGGTGCGCGAGCGTGGGCGCTACTTCGCGTATCTGCAGATGGCCTGGGTCGCGGCGAGCATCGTCGGCCCGTTGGCCGGCGGCGCCTTCGCGGAGGCCGGGGAGGTCCTCGGCATCGACGGCTGGCGCTGGGTCTTCCTGCTCAATGTGCCGCTGGGCGCGCTGGCGCTGGTCACCGTGCGCCGCGCGCTCGACCTGCCGCACGAGCGGCGCGAGCACCGCATCGACGTGCTGGGCGCGGTGGCGCTGGCGCTGTTCCTCGTACCCCTGTTGGTCGTGGCCGAGCAGGGCCGGGCATGGGGCTGGGGTGCCCCCGTCTCCCTGGCGATGTTCGCGCTGAGTGTGGCCGGGCTCGCGCTGTTCATCCCGGTCGAACTGCGCCGGGGTGCGGAGGCCGTACTGCCGCTCCGGCTCTTCAGGCGCGGCGGGATCGCCCTGTGCTCAACCATCAACTTCACCATCGGCGTGGGTATTTTCGGTACGGTCACGACCCTGCCGCTCTTCCTGCAGATGGTGCAGGGCCGCACCCCCTCCGAGGCCGGGTTGGTGGTGATCCCGTTCATGGTGGGCACCATCGCCTCGCAGGTGGTCTCCGGCAAACTCATCTCCGCGTCGGGGAAGTTCAAGAAGCAGGCGATCGTGGGCCTGGGCTGCATGGCGGGCGCGCTGATGGCGCTGTCCACGTCCGACGTCTCCACGCCGATGTGGGGCCTCACCCTGATCGTCTTGTGGCTGGGCGTGGGCATCGGCCTGTCCCAGACGGTCATCACCCTCGCCATACAGAACGCGGCGCCCAAGAGCGAGCTGGGCGTGGCCAATGCCGCCTCCGGGCTGTGCCGCCAGATCGGCGGCTCGACCGGGATCGCGGTGCTGTTCTCGGTGATGTTCGGGGCGGTCATCGCACGCCTGGCCGACCTGTGGAACAGCCCCGCCTTCTCCCGGCTGATCGACGATCCTGCGATGGCCGCCAACCCCGCCAACCACCACTTCCTGCAGGTGGTCGCATCAGGGAACGGCTCGAAGATCGATTTGAACGACACCTCTTTCCTGCAGGGCATCGACTCCCGCTTGGCGCACCCTGTCATGGAGTCCTTCGCCCACGGCTTCCACATCATGTACCTCGTCAGCGGCGCGGTGTTGTTGGCCGGGTTCGTCCTGACGTGGTTCCTGCGCGAGTTGCCGGACGGGACACAGGAGGCGCCCACCGCGCAGGAGAGCGACAGCGGTGCAGCGGCGGGGGGTAGCCCGCAGAGCCAGGAAGCCTGA